In Gigantopelta aegis isolate Gae_Host chromosome 6, Gae_host_genome, whole genome shotgun sequence, the following are encoded in one genomic region:
- the LOC121375913 gene encoding uncharacterized protein LOC121375913 isoform X2, with amino-acid sequence MFRYGGPPEDVDALSGDHLNKLSWNQIPQQHGSRSTEYFHEMPNYNRPPRDSDGRLAGYSETVPKYQEDRSSRYQDDGWGEYKDEAQEQFLENRSQLYLESRSSFAERIPNRPSLPEKMPKSILRNKMANSPEVSSGRYGSASNENASFRGNANFTNPNPLERNQSGDFGRSFREDLHDKRRRLEIHEDPYLRTLDSGVHLHDSVGCQGFDQQRKTGQSLPYALGQEQMGSLGDRDPHNSRPFSYRESDDIQRFSKGMSDSRFHESSFADGQHVTGSLNTSQKHTKPGNPVESDTQSNSSRYSRDRYREEEIHSSVYDRENLRRTQLDSMEHRQPQSRALSLDTGNVSASVGLTEGDRLRRIEERGFYTRQDEFEGRMESSNVAQRDEREYHITNDRYKSVGGMQGNIDMLGLTGTDRLPTTGERNIRIKQDDYEGRMKCLTASLASSDEREKYLIGDRYKGDRFDITERSRLQKFEEEQFSGRPGQFEERLKSSSPGSVSRDERGKYLIDDMYKDVYSDQADLIERERIQRLEERHFSAQQDRFADRTKPSSPAFISRDERSVVSIDDRSKQFNEDSSVVDIEKIVTSASFLQPVESLEARIQKFEKELKKHSLVTRERSRSPTCHSPDRLLGKLRRASVEREDVEERHRRRAFVDDIHVSTRSHERNSRQREDRDDPDSRRRARETNSPQDTSQHRHTDVDNSRSLSRKELHRGRLLIDTMVNRNEKDKSRRNSRSERSRSPVSIRSSRFDQRRERNLHERSPLDVDRRNREVERTRERSFEREEKHTSTRRHSPSASSMHGVDRGYGEKTDVKHREHLPWPSEFNQKSVEDIVNKACSGSVNLSSIGKAYRLPVNCFQLQPPKIQTDALIQVPELARNEDNLLRDAQLFLAIGMVPVINLASLFITNLFSVDKATVYAVDSLVLLGQTFHEFMSCREALLTSAVSSDNMYESCGSGGIKSRFDKAFPKGKVSGKPVDIYIANMVNLACSKWGEIESIQSKYMTNSNCKNVLFPKINVLKKRFITEHKEQCDAKLQGVIKCLALGMAPLIECTLLMHSKFVDIQTVSALITDSLMLLGHTMYKLSLLRCRLLRSNLPTAFNQQKRKVFTNELFDEAAPDDGESALDNLEKKEHEDAKLEDDHAKVFKIQEHRVQMMCQMTGMKMSDLDNMCEPVFKVNTAFVRLQAKNWIALKGVDQSHCDLIMLYVLMKIFDKSVPFEKRVRLVHLLHEVLVHCRHLLSASTAKGQALRNSLDRVIVPAISYALTKIENHGEKKIIIALIGKWEASKSFPDHTIEKMKEPESSWKEYQDKLIKHYGSMLEGSSNTAADLALTSGQSLPIQTPMSYQMPPDCNLPAGSVVPPTNFGAVSTYGTSPFPVPTSEYSVPSSGFPVATSGYAVPPPNYGVPPSGYVNSCPGSPYGMPVNGPPFQLQGPSMGPSVIPPGPPMGPGYMGQTMAPPGYMGPPMAPPGMLGPPGPQAVYGSTYPPGPWMGPPPSTVPQMQPQQSFGNQYGGNNSSKSEGQIPSSGMSGSTDKSSNSAGSKQNQFRHSSNIIKIKTVNKNTQAARIKKKKTTLLCKIRINLMISLTQWTLSLRHGNRMSAVHRRIF; translated from the exons atgttcaggTATGGCGGTCCCCCTGAAGATGTCGATGCACTATCTGGAGATCATCTTAATAAATTGTCTTGGAACCAAATTCCACAACAACATGGATCACGGTCGACTGAATATTTTCATGAGATGCCAAACTACAATAGACCACCTAGAGATTCTGATGGCAGATTGGCAGGATATTCTGAGACCGTGCCAAAATATCAGGAGGATAGGTCATCTAGATACCAAGATGATGGGTGGGGAGAATATAAGGATGAAGCCCAAGAGCAATTTCTTGAAAATCGGTCTCAATTGTACCTTGAAAGTAGATCTTCATTTGCAGAAAGAATCCCAAATAGACCTTCATTACCAGAAAAAATGCCAAAGAGCATTTTGCGTAACAAAATGGCAAATAGTCCAGAAGTGTCCTCAGGAAGGTATGGATCAGCCAGTAATGAAAATGCATCATTTAGGGGAAATGCCAATTTCACGAATCCTAATCCACTAGAGAGGAATCAGTCTGGTGATTTTGGCAGAAGTTTCAGAGAAGACCTGCATGACAAAAGACGGAGGTTGGAGATTCATGAAGATCCATATTTAAGGACTCTAGATTCTGGGGTGCATTTGCATGACTCAGTAGGTTGCCAAGGATTTGACCAACAAAGAAAGACTGGTCAAAGTTTGCCATATGCTCTTGGTCAAGAACAGATGGGTAGTCTTGGGGATCGAGATCCCCACAATAGTCGACCATTTTCTTACAGAGAATCAGATGATATACAACGTTTCAGCAAAGGAATGTCAGATTCAAGGTTTCATGAATCTAGTTTTGCAGATGGACAGCACGTCACCGGTTCCCTTAATACAAGTCAAAAGCATACTAAACCAGGAAATCCAGTTGAGTCTGACACGCAGAGTAATTCTAGTCGGTATTCAAGAGACAGGTACAGAGAAGAAGAAATCCATTCATCTGTTTATGATAGGGAGAATCTTAGAAGAACACAGTTGGATTCCATGGAACATAGACAGCCTCAGTCCAGAGCTTTATCACTTGATACAGGAAATGTATCTGCTAGTGTAGGTCTTACCGAGGGTGACAGACTGCGAAGGATTGAGGAAAGAGGTTTTTACACAAGACAGGATGAGTTTGAAGGCAGAATGGAAAGCTCTAATGTAGCACAAAGAGATGAAAGAGAATATCATATAACCAATGATAGGTATAAATCTGTTGGTGGTATGCAAGGCAATATAGACATGTTAGGTCTTACAGGGACGGACAGATTACCTACAACAGGGGAAAGAAACATTCGTATTAAACAAGATGACTATGAAGGCAGAATGAAATGTCTGACTGCAAGTTTAGCATCAAGTGATGAAAGAGAAAAGTATTTAATTGGTGATAGATACAAAGGTGACCGGTTTGATATTACAGAGAGAAGCAGATTACAAAAATTTGAAGAAGAGCAGTTTTCTGGTAGACCAGGTCAGTTTGAAGAGAGACTAAAAAGTTCATCTCCAGGGTCTGTATCAAGAGATGAAAGaggaaaatatttaattgatGATATGTATAAAGATGTTTATAGTGATCAGGCTGATCTTATTGAGAGGGAGAGAATACAAAGGTTAGAGGAAAGACATTTTTCTGCTCAACAAGATAGATTTGCAGACCGAACGAAACCTTCATCTCCTGCTTTTATATCAAGAGATGAGCGATCAGTCGTTTCAATAGATGATAGGAGTAAACAGTTCAATGAGGATTCTTCTGTAGTAGATATAGAGAAAATTGTCACGTCGGCATCATTTTTGCAGCCAGTAGAGAGTCTTGAAGCTAGAATACAGAAATTTGAGAAAGAATTGAAGAAACATTCACTAGTTACAAGGGAACGGAGCCGCTCCCCAACTTGTCACAGTCCTGATAGGTTATTGGGGAAACTTAGACGTGCTTCTGTTGAAAGAGAAGATGTAGAAGAAAGGCATCGCAGGCGTGCATTTGTtgatgacatacatgtatcaacaaGAAGCCATGAGAGAAATTCAAGACAGAGAGAGGATAGAGATGATCCTGATAGCAGGAGAAGAGCCAGAGAAACCAATTCACCTCAAGATACATCTCAACACAGACATACTGATGTAGATAATAGTAGAAGTTTGAGCAGAAAAGAACTGCACAGAGGAAGGTTACTCATAGACACAATGGTGAACAGAAACGAAAAAGATAAATCAAGGAGAAACAGTAGATCTGAAAGGTCAAGGTCTCCAGTATCCATTAGATCATCTAGATTTGaccagagaagagagagaaatttGCATGAAAGATCACCATTGGATGTTGATAGAAGAAATCGTGAAGTTGAAAGGACCAGAGAGCGATCATTTGAAAGGGAAGAAAAGCATACATCTACAAGGAGACATTCTCCTTCTGCTTCCAGTATGCATGGTGTTGACAGAGGTTATGGTGAGAAaacagatgtcaaacatagggaACATCTTCCATGGCCATCAGAATTCAACCAAAAGTCAGTTGAAGACATTGTTAACAAAGCATGTAGTGGTAGTGTCAATTTGTCGAGCATTGGCAAAGCATACAGGTTACCAGTAAACTGTTTTCAGTTGCAGCCTCCCAAGATACAAACTGATGCCCTAATACAAGTGCCAGAACTTGCTAGGAATGAGGATAACCTATTGCGAGATGCACAGCTATTTCTGGCGATTGGTATGGTACCTGTAATCAATCTGGCTAGCCTGTTCATCACAAATCTGTTCAGTGTAGATAAGGCAACAGTCTATGCTGTGGACTCTCTGGTACTTCTTGGCCAAACATTCCATGAATTCATGAGTTGCAGAGAGGCTTTACTGACCAGTGCCGTGAGTTCAGATAACATGTATGAATCTTGTGGGTCAGGTGGCATTAAGAGTAGGTTTGATAAAGCCTTCCCAAAAGGAAAGGTTTCTGGGAAGCCAGTTGATATATACATTGCCAACATGGTCAATCTTGCTTGCAGCAAATGGGGTGAGATAGAAAGCATCCAGTCTAAATACATGACAAATTCTAACTGCAAAAATGTTCTTtttccaaaaataaatgttttaaagaaaagGTTTATCACAGAGCACAAAGAACAGTGTGATGCCAAGCTTCAGGGTGTTATTAAATGTCTGGCTTTAGGAATGGCACCTTTGATAGAATGTACATTATTAATGCATTCGAAATTTGTTGACATTCAAACAGTGTCGGCACTCATTACTGACTCACTGATGCTCTTGGGGCACACAATGTACAAACTCTCTCTGCTCCGATGTCGACTGCTACGCAGTAATCTCCCCACTGCATTTAACCAACAGAAGAGAAAGGTTTTCACTAATGAACTGTTTGATGAAGCTGCCCCTGATGATGGTGAATCTGCACTAGACAATTTAGAAAAAAAGGAACACGAAGATGCCAAGCTAGAG GATGATCATGCTAAAGTCTTCAAGATTCAAGAGCATCGTGTTCAGATGATGTGTCAGATGACCGGGATGAAGATGAGTGACCTTGACAACATGTGCGAACCGGTCTTCAAGGTTAACACCGCCTTTGTGAGACTG CAAGCGAAGAACTGGATTGCATTGAAGGGTGTAGATCAGAGCCACTGTGACCTCATAATGTTGTATGTGCTTATGAA AATATTTGATAAGAGCGTGCCATTTGAGAAGAGAGTACGCCTGGTACATCTACTTCATGAGGTTCTTGTACATTG TCGCCACCTCCTCTCAGCTTCAACAGCAAAAGGCCAGGCACTGCGAAATTCATTGGATAGAGTTATTGTTCCTGCAATTTCTTATGCTTTGACAAAAATTGAAAATcatggagagaaaaaaataattattgca CTCATTGGTAAATGGGAGGCCTCAAAGTCATTTCCTGATCACACCATTgag AAAATGAAAGAACCTGAATCATCATGGAAAGAGTATCAG GACAAGTTGATTAAACACTATGGCAGCATGCTTGAAGGCTCCAGCAACACAGCTGCTGATTTAGCTTTAACTTCAGGACAATCACTTCCAATACAGACACCGATGTCATACCAG ATGCCACCAGACTGCAATCTTCCGGCAGGTTCCGTCGTCCCTCCCACAAATTTTGGAGCTGTATCAACCTATGGAACTTCACCTTTTCCAGTTCCTACATCTGAATATTCAGTTCCATCCTCTGGATTTCCAGTTGCCACTTCGGGATATGCTGTTCCTCCACCTAATTATGGTGTCCCTCCATCTGGTTATGTAAATTCTTGTCCAGGTTCTCCATACGGAATGCCAGTGAATGGACCACCATTCCAACTTCAAGGACCTTCTATGGGACCATCTGTAATCCCACCTGGACCACCTATGGGACCTGGCTATATGGGACAAACTATGGCTCCTCCTGGCTATATGGGACCACCTATGGCACCACCTGGTATGCTTGGCCCACCTGGTCCCCAAGCTGTTTATGGATCTACATATCCACCTG gaccTTGGATGGGGCCACCTCCATCAACAGTGCCACAAATGCAACCACAACAATCATTTGGAAATCAATATGGTGGAAATAATTCATCAAAATCTGAAGGGCAGATACCATCATCAGGAATGTCGGGGAGTACAGATAAGTCATCGAACTCTGCTGggtcaaaacaaaatcaattccGGCATTCTTCAAACATCATCAAGATCAAAACggttaataaaaacacacaagCAGCAcgtattaagaaaaaaaag
- the LOC121375913 gene encoding uncharacterized protein LOC121375913 isoform X3 codes for MFRYGGPPEDVDALSGDHLNKLSWNQIPQQHGSRSTEYFHEMPNYNRPPRDSDGRLAGYSETVPKYQEDRSSRYQDDGWGEYKDEAQEQFLENRSQLYLESRSSFAERIPNRPSLPEKMPKSILRNKMANSPEVSSGRYGSASNENASFRGNANFTNPNPLERNQSGDFGRSFREDLHDKRRRLEIHEDPYLRTLDSGVHLHDSVGCQGFDQQRKTGQSLPYALGQEQMGSLGDRDPHNSRPFSYRESDDIQRFSKGMSDSRFHESSFADGQHVTGSLNTSQKHTKPGNPVESDTQSNSSRYSRDRYREEEIHSSVYDRENLRRTQLDSMEHRQPQSRALSLDTGNVSASVGLTEGDRLRRIEERGFYTRQDEFEGRMESSNVAQRDEREYHITNDRYKSVGGMQGNIDMLGLTGTDRLPTTGERNIRIKQDDYEGRMKCLTASLASSDEREKYLIGDRYKGDRFDITERSRLQKFEEEQFSGRPGQFEERLKSSSPGSVSRDERGKYLIDDMYKDVYSDQADLIERERIQRLEERHFSAQQDRFADRTKPSSPAFISRDERSVVSIDDRSKQFNEDSSVVDIEKIVTSASFLQPVESLEARIQKFEKELKKHSLVTRERSRSPTCHSPDRLLGKLRRASVEREDVEERHRRRAFVDDIHVSTRSHERNSRQREDRDDPDSRRRARETNSPQDTSQHRHTDVDNSRSLSRKELHRGRLLIDTMVNRNEKDKSRRNSRSERSRSPVSIRSSRFDQRRERNLHERSPLDVDRRNREVERTRERSFEREEKHTSTRRHSPSASSMHGVDRGYGEKTDVKHREHLPWPSEFNQKSVEDIVNKACSGSVNLSSIGKAYRLPVNCFQLQPPKIQTDALIQVPELARNEDNLLRDAQLFLAIGMVPVINLASLFITNLFSVDKATVYAVDSLVLLGQTFHEFMSCREALLTSAVSSDNMYESCGSGGIKSRFDKAFPKGKVSGKPVDIYIANMVNLACSKWGEIESIQSKYMTNSNCKNVLFPKINVLKKRFITEHKEQCDAKLQGVIKCLALGMAPLIECTLLMHSKFVDIQTVSALITDSLMLLGHTMYKLSLLRCRLLRSNLPTAFNQQKRKVFTNELFDEAAPDDGESALDNLEKKEHEDAKLEDDHAKVFKIQEHRVQMMCQMTGMKMSDLDNMCEPVFKVNTAFVRLQAKNWIALKGVDQSHCDLIMLYVLMKIFDKSVPFEKRVRLVHLLHEVLVHCRHLLSASTAKGQALRNSLDRVIVPAISYALTKIENHGEKKIIIALIGKWEASKSFPDHTIEKMKEPESSWKEYQDKLIKHYGSMLEGSSNTAADLALTSGQSLPIQTPMSYQMPPDCNLPAGSVVPPTNFGAVSTYGTSPFPVPTSEYSVPSSGFPVATSGYAVPPPNYGVPPSGYVNSCPGSPYGMPVNGPPFQLQGPSMGPSVIPPGPPMGPGYMGQTMAPPGYMGPPMAPPGMLGPPGPQAVYGSTYPPGPWMGPPPSTVPQMQPQQSFGNQYGGNNSSKSEGQIPSSGMSGSTDKSSNSAGSKQNQFRHSSNIIKIKTVNKNTQAARIKKKK; via the exons atgttcaggTATGGCGGTCCCCCTGAAGATGTCGATGCACTATCTGGAGATCATCTTAATAAATTGTCTTGGAACCAAATTCCACAACAACATGGATCACGGTCGACTGAATATTTTCATGAGATGCCAAACTACAATAGACCACCTAGAGATTCTGATGGCAGATTGGCAGGATATTCTGAGACCGTGCCAAAATATCAGGAGGATAGGTCATCTAGATACCAAGATGATGGGTGGGGAGAATATAAGGATGAAGCCCAAGAGCAATTTCTTGAAAATCGGTCTCAATTGTACCTTGAAAGTAGATCTTCATTTGCAGAAAGAATCCCAAATAGACCTTCATTACCAGAAAAAATGCCAAAGAGCATTTTGCGTAACAAAATGGCAAATAGTCCAGAAGTGTCCTCAGGAAGGTATGGATCAGCCAGTAATGAAAATGCATCATTTAGGGGAAATGCCAATTTCACGAATCCTAATCCACTAGAGAGGAATCAGTCTGGTGATTTTGGCAGAAGTTTCAGAGAAGACCTGCATGACAAAAGACGGAGGTTGGAGATTCATGAAGATCCATATTTAAGGACTCTAGATTCTGGGGTGCATTTGCATGACTCAGTAGGTTGCCAAGGATTTGACCAACAAAGAAAGACTGGTCAAAGTTTGCCATATGCTCTTGGTCAAGAACAGATGGGTAGTCTTGGGGATCGAGATCCCCACAATAGTCGACCATTTTCTTACAGAGAATCAGATGATATACAACGTTTCAGCAAAGGAATGTCAGATTCAAGGTTTCATGAATCTAGTTTTGCAGATGGACAGCACGTCACCGGTTCCCTTAATACAAGTCAAAAGCATACTAAACCAGGAAATCCAGTTGAGTCTGACACGCAGAGTAATTCTAGTCGGTATTCAAGAGACAGGTACAGAGAAGAAGAAATCCATTCATCTGTTTATGATAGGGAGAATCTTAGAAGAACACAGTTGGATTCCATGGAACATAGACAGCCTCAGTCCAGAGCTTTATCACTTGATACAGGAAATGTATCTGCTAGTGTAGGTCTTACCGAGGGTGACAGACTGCGAAGGATTGAGGAAAGAGGTTTTTACACAAGACAGGATGAGTTTGAAGGCAGAATGGAAAGCTCTAATGTAGCACAAAGAGATGAAAGAGAATATCATATAACCAATGATAGGTATAAATCTGTTGGTGGTATGCAAGGCAATATAGACATGTTAGGTCTTACAGGGACGGACAGATTACCTACAACAGGGGAAAGAAACATTCGTATTAAACAAGATGACTATGAAGGCAGAATGAAATGTCTGACTGCAAGTTTAGCATCAAGTGATGAAAGAGAAAAGTATTTAATTGGTGATAGATACAAAGGTGACCGGTTTGATATTACAGAGAGAAGCAGATTACAAAAATTTGAAGAAGAGCAGTTTTCTGGTAGACCAGGTCAGTTTGAAGAGAGACTAAAAAGTTCATCTCCAGGGTCTGTATCAAGAGATGAAAGaggaaaatatttaattgatGATATGTATAAAGATGTTTATAGTGATCAGGCTGATCTTATTGAGAGGGAGAGAATACAAAGGTTAGAGGAAAGACATTTTTCTGCTCAACAAGATAGATTTGCAGACCGAACGAAACCTTCATCTCCTGCTTTTATATCAAGAGATGAGCGATCAGTCGTTTCAATAGATGATAGGAGTAAACAGTTCAATGAGGATTCTTCTGTAGTAGATATAGAGAAAATTGTCACGTCGGCATCATTTTTGCAGCCAGTAGAGAGTCTTGAAGCTAGAATACAGAAATTTGAGAAAGAATTGAAGAAACATTCACTAGTTACAAGGGAACGGAGCCGCTCCCCAACTTGTCACAGTCCTGATAGGTTATTGGGGAAACTTAGACGTGCTTCTGTTGAAAGAGAAGATGTAGAAGAAAGGCATCGCAGGCGTGCATTTGTtgatgacatacatgtatcaacaaGAAGCCATGAGAGAAATTCAAGACAGAGAGAGGATAGAGATGATCCTGATAGCAGGAGAAGAGCCAGAGAAACCAATTCACCTCAAGATACATCTCAACACAGACATACTGATGTAGATAATAGTAGAAGTTTGAGCAGAAAAGAACTGCACAGAGGAAGGTTACTCATAGACACAATGGTGAACAGAAACGAAAAAGATAAATCAAGGAGAAACAGTAGATCTGAAAGGTCAAGGTCTCCAGTATCCATTAGATCATCTAGATTTGaccagagaagagagagaaatttGCATGAAAGATCACCATTGGATGTTGATAGAAGAAATCGTGAAGTTGAAAGGACCAGAGAGCGATCATTTGAAAGGGAAGAAAAGCATACATCTACAAGGAGACATTCTCCTTCTGCTTCCAGTATGCATGGTGTTGACAGAGGTTATGGTGAGAAaacagatgtcaaacatagggaACATCTTCCATGGCCATCAGAATTCAACCAAAAGTCAGTTGAAGACATTGTTAACAAAGCATGTAGTGGTAGTGTCAATTTGTCGAGCATTGGCAAAGCATACAGGTTACCAGTAAACTGTTTTCAGTTGCAGCCTCCCAAGATACAAACTGATGCCCTAATACAAGTGCCAGAACTTGCTAGGAATGAGGATAACCTATTGCGAGATGCACAGCTATTTCTGGCGATTGGTATGGTACCTGTAATCAATCTGGCTAGCCTGTTCATCACAAATCTGTTCAGTGTAGATAAGGCAACAGTCTATGCTGTGGACTCTCTGGTACTTCTTGGCCAAACATTCCATGAATTCATGAGTTGCAGAGAGGCTTTACTGACCAGTGCCGTGAGTTCAGATAACATGTATGAATCTTGTGGGTCAGGTGGCATTAAGAGTAGGTTTGATAAAGCCTTCCCAAAAGGAAAGGTTTCTGGGAAGCCAGTTGATATATACATTGCCAACATGGTCAATCTTGCTTGCAGCAAATGGGGTGAGATAGAAAGCATCCAGTCTAAATACATGACAAATTCTAACTGCAAAAATGTTCTTtttccaaaaataaatgttttaaagaaaagGTTTATCACAGAGCACAAAGAACAGTGTGATGCCAAGCTTCAGGGTGTTATTAAATGTCTGGCTTTAGGAATGGCACCTTTGATAGAATGTACATTATTAATGCATTCGAAATTTGTTGACATTCAAACAGTGTCGGCACTCATTACTGACTCACTGATGCTCTTGGGGCACACAATGTACAAACTCTCTCTGCTCCGATGTCGACTGCTACGCAGTAATCTCCCCACTGCATTTAACCAACAGAAGAGAAAGGTTTTCACTAATGAACTGTTTGATGAAGCTGCCCCTGATGATGGTGAATCTGCACTAGACAATTTAGAAAAAAAGGAACACGAAGATGCCAAGCTAGAG GATGATCATGCTAAAGTCTTCAAGATTCAAGAGCATCGTGTTCAGATGATGTGTCAGATGACCGGGATGAAGATGAGTGACCTTGACAACATGTGCGAACCGGTCTTCAAGGTTAACACCGCCTTTGTGAGACTG CAAGCGAAGAACTGGATTGCATTGAAGGGTGTAGATCAGAGCCACTGTGACCTCATAATGTTGTATGTGCTTATGAA AATATTTGATAAGAGCGTGCCATTTGAGAAGAGAGTACGCCTGGTACATCTACTTCATGAGGTTCTTGTACATTG TCGCCACCTCCTCTCAGCTTCAACAGCAAAAGGCCAGGCACTGCGAAATTCATTGGATAGAGTTATTGTTCCTGCAATTTCTTATGCTTTGACAAAAATTGAAAATcatggagagaaaaaaataattattgca CTCATTGGTAAATGGGAGGCCTCAAAGTCATTTCCTGATCACACCATTgag AAAATGAAAGAACCTGAATCATCATGGAAAGAGTATCAG GACAAGTTGATTAAACACTATGGCAGCATGCTTGAAGGCTCCAGCAACACAGCTGCTGATTTAGCTTTAACTTCAGGACAATCACTTCCAATACAGACACCGATGTCATACCAG ATGCCACCAGACTGCAATCTTCCGGCAGGTTCCGTCGTCCCTCCCACAAATTTTGGAGCTGTATCAACCTATGGAACTTCACCTTTTCCAGTTCCTACATCTGAATATTCAGTTCCATCCTCTGGATTTCCAGTTGCCACTTCGGGATATGCTGTTCCTCCACCTAATTATGGTGTCCCTCCATCTGGTTATGTAAATTCTTGTCCAGGTTCTCCATACGGAATGCCAGTGAATGGACCACCATTCCAACTTCAAGGACCTTCTATGGGACCATCTGTAATCCCACCTGGACCACCTATGGGACCTGGCTATATGGGACAAACTATGGCTCCTCCTGGCTATATGGGACCACCTATGGCACCACCTGGTATGCTTGGCCCACCTGGTCCCCAAGCTGTTTATGGATCTACATATCCACCTG gaccTTGGATGGGGCCACCTCCATCAACAGTGCCACAAATGCAACCACAACAATCATTTGGAAATCAATATGGTGGAAATAATTCATCAAAATCTGAAGGGCAGATACCATCATCAGGAATGTCGGGGAGTACAGATAAGTCATCGAACTCTGCTGggtcaaaacaaaatcaattccGGCATTCTTCAAACATCATCAAGATCAAAACggttaataaaaacacacaagCAGCAcgtattaagaaaaaaaag TAA